In the genome of Bacillus sp. SM2101, the window TTTCCGTATTGATTTCGGATTTTTTTAATAAAACTAGCGTGTCAAAAATCAAACAACATCACAGTCAAAATTTTTAAGGGCTGCCTTGTAAGGAATACAGAAAACATAACCTACCCATCTTGATTTATTTTTTCTTCTATAGCCTGTTAATTAACGGCCTTCTCGAATAACTGAGAAGATTCGATAATGCCAACCCCTTTGAAATTCAAATACTTTAAGGACTTCTCTCTCCTTGAATCATTCGCACTTGCTACTGCATCTCTTATTACTGTTACAATGAAATTCTTACGGATGGAGTCGAGGGCAGTCGCAGTTACGCAAGCTTCTGCAAATAAACCAACTATAACTATATGATTAATTCTGTTAGCAGTTAGATATGAAACAAGATTTAAATTACTTAACGCATTCGATTTGTTTTTCGAAAAATTAACATCATTCACCCTTAGTAATCTCTCATCTAACTCAGCACCTTCACTTCCTTTTAGTGCTGATTTTTTTGTTAATAAATTTACAATAAATTGATTAGATTCATATTCATTACCAATATACACAACAGGTATATCTCTACTATCAGCTTTCGCTACAATATTATTAACATTTGTCAACATCGGTTCAATATGATGCATTGCTACTGGCATTCGAGCTTTTTCACTAATAAAACCTTTTTGAATGTCGAGTACGAGTATAGCTACGTTCATTTACTAATCCCCCACTTGTTATTATTCCAAGCATTCAGTGACCCTTCGATGTCATTCTTCATTCTTATAATATTTAATATTAGTTCTATGAACTGGTGTTTATCTTAATTCGAAACTTCTATGAGCCAATTAAGTAACTCTTGTGCATTATATCTAACTGTCTGAAAATACTTTAGGTTTGCATGAACAAGCCTAGTTAAATATATTGAATCAATGCTTATATATTTTGTTTCTCAGACATGACGATGCCATGCAGTTTTTTCACAATTGCATAAAATTGTTCGGCTTCACTCTCATCTAACTTAGAAAAATACTTATCTATAATTTTATTATCAATTTCTTTAGAAGCTTGATATAGCTCCAACCCTTTAGTATCCAGGTTAATATGAACTTCTCGTCGATTGTCAACATTTATTTCTCGCTTAATATACTTATCTTTTTCTAGCTTACTAAGCAGTTGACTTACTCCACTTGTAGATATGTTCATCTTCTCGGCTAAATCTTTTACAGTTATATTATTGAATGTTTGAACAATGTTTATTAGTACAGATTGTTTTGGAGTTAAATCAAACTGAAGCAGCGATTCAATCTCATGTATTAGAGAATTATTGATTTGTTCTAATAGCATAAAAGCATCTTTAAAATATGTGTTATTATCCATTATATTCACCACCTAAATTGTTTATATATATAAAATGTTTAATCTAATTATATGTTAGATGTTATTATTTGTAA includes:
- a CDS encoding isochorismatase family cysteine hydrolase; protein product: MNVAILVLDIQKGFISEKARMPVAMHHIEPMLTNVNNIVAKADSRDIPVVYIGNEYESNQFIVNLLTKKSALKGSEGAELDERLLRVNDVNFSKNKSNALSNLNLVSYLTANRINHIVIVGLFAEACVTATALDSIRKNFIVTVIRDAVASANDSRREKSLKYLNFKGVGIIESSQLFEKAVN
- a CDS encoding MarR family transcriptional regulator; amino-acid sequence: MDNNTYFKDAFMLLEQINNSLIHEIESLLQFDLTPKQSVLINIVQTFNNITVKDLAEKMNISTSGVSQLLSKLEKDKYIKREINVDNRREVHINLDTKGLELYQASKEIDNKIIDKYFSKLDESEAEQFYAIVKKLHGIVMSEKQNI